In Etheostoma cragini isolate CJK2018 chromosome 15, CSU_Ecrag_1.0, whole genome shotgun sequence, the DNA window aaaccCAATTAAGTATGTACTTCAAAATGTCAGAGTTGCAGGACAGGCTTCACAATAATTCCCAACATAATATTTGATGCCTTGCTATCAAAAATACAAGCTGTTCTCCTGTTATTCACTTaggtaaacacatttttgcataaaactacatttattgcactttttttaacaccattAACACAAAAACCTAATAAAATGAAACCTCACGTATTATACTATTTGACTGAAAATGAAGCctgtgatactttttttttttttttttactgttcaaAAAATTGTTCaaccacatttttttcatgtctttaagGTGGTATCTGTTCTCATGGTTATATGGTCCATCCTCATTCTTGCACCTCTGTGCCTCCATTGCTGTCGTAGGGTTAGATGCCATGCTTTCCAGCCCAACAAAGCCTTTTCAGTGTCTTTTGGCCAGTTGTCTATTGGTCTCCTTAGACGTTGTTGACCTATGAGCGGCTCCACATCACTATGAGACGAGGCAGCTCTTGGTCTTGTTCATAGGAGGTCGCTTGTCGCTCTCCTTGGGGAAGGTTTCCCGTCTCCGGCACAGCGCTGGACTGAGCCGACTGGGCAGGTTGGCCTGCTGGAGCAGCTCTCTAAAAGCCTCCAGCACGTTGACGTTGTCTTTGGCAGAGGACTCCACAAAGCTGTGGTTCCAGTCCACCTCCATCATGGACAGCACGTCCTTGCTGGACACTTGGCGCTCGTTTTGACGGTCTGTTTTGTTGCCTATCACCACGATAGGCGTGTACTTGTCCTCTTTGACTTCCAGAATCTCCGCCCGCAGGCTTTTGACTGCCTCCAGGGATTCTGGGTCATCCACTGCGTAGACCAGGGCAAAGGCGTCGCTGCTCTGGATGGAGAGCTTCCGCATGGCAGGAAAGGAGTAGCTGCCACTGGTGTCCATGATGCTGATGGTGACTTTGACACCCGCCACCTCGTACTCTTTCCTGTGGAGCTCCTCCACTGTCCGCCGGTGCTTGGGCTCAAAAGTGTCTTTGAGGAAGCGTTGGATGAGGGCTGTCTTCCCGACTCCCGCCGCTCCCAAAAACACAAGACGCAcctctgtcttctctttccCTTCAAAAGACATGATAAGTTTCTGTTGTgcttttttctccaaaacacTGCTCAGAAGAATCTCTGCTGCTTTGCCTGTGGATcctgaaaaatgttttgatgtCAGTGATGGAGCTGGATGTAGTTCTGTTGAAGAGGATGATGATAGCAGATGCGTGTGAGTGTGCCGGTCAAAGCTGTATTTATGCTCCCACAGCCCCAGCCCCCTTCTGCTCCTGGCCAATCTGGAGAGGGCAGTGTCTCCCTCTCCCAGAGCgtgcagcagccaatcacagacacaaaatataaaataaagaagagtgagacaaaaaaatgggTGAAGgaagtgatttttatttaaaggttctTTGTGTGCAATGCAGAACATATTTCCAGTAGTTGTGGTTAGTTTCTGACTGCTGCTTCAAGCCTGATCAGAGATGGTGCAGTCTGAGTTCAATATTGTATGTGCCATAAATCAATCATCATGAATAACCCAtctcacactttttttaatgatgataCACGTTGCTTGTAAATCACAGACTAAAGGTACAGTCTTTAATTAAATGTGCAGATGCAATGTCATTTGATCCCCGTGAGACTGTTTTGTTATGCCTCCGCACCAGAGACAGCTGTGGCCAGAGGTATTATATTTTACAGGGTCCATCCACCCTCCCCCCCCTTTTTGTGAACGTGGTGTTTTTAGGAACGGCATTAAGGAAATTCTTCAAATTTGGCACAGATGTCCACTCAAGGATGAACTCAATAGAATTTGATGGCCAAACACCGTGACCTCACATGTCACGTTTTTGGCCATAAATCAAGAATTCCTAGGATAATTTTGAGAAATTTAAGACAAATGTCTAAGAGGATAAAATATATGTGATATTTTATGTCTAAAAGTTCGacttcactgtgacatcataatATTCctgcaaaaaacaattttatggCCAATATTCAATGCCATAACTCAGGAACACGAGGGGAGACGTGGTCAGAGTCTGAGATGGGGACACTAATCTTGAAACTTGGATAATGGTACGGCTACAGTCGATCTTCTGTGCTGCTtggttgaagatgtgtgtgaagtATCTGTGTTTCACACTTTGTAGCTTCATTGCTGCAACATCCATATTTGAAAAACTGTATTCTTTCTGTAGCCCCACGTTGTTTTGTTCagccttgttttattttcatcctTGCCCTGGAAAGCGACTTTGGgtttttaataacaataatacaaaattgaatttgtatagcactttttattattattattattaatggcCTACAGGTcaggtagtcactaaggccatccAGAGATACAGTTCaccctaaggattcactgtgccacacgTATGTTTATCATTAAAACGTGATTTagaaaatcatgccaacaataattaatttaatagatTAGTGTTCCATCTACTAAAGaagtatgtataaaggctttagtgtgccctacatgttattgtaggaccagtttattatgcaattTAAGTTTCTACAACATATGTAGTAGgaggtccctgctctgtctcttttagttagtcttttttttaatttcaaaagaaatataattttagAGGTCATTTCTCAAACACtagattgttttatttgaactCATGACAAATTATCTCAAAGGGACGTGTCTCAGTGTCATTGTCTGAAGCTCTGCTAACATGTCAGGGACGGAGGAGACAGGGACAGATCTTGTGTTCCTGCACTCTTAACAAGCGTGTCACCGTTTTATAACATGTTTAATGCAATTGTATTCATTCCAGTAGCCTAATAACTTATTTTAATGCGACGTATAGTACACATTTGAGCAAATCGTCTGCTGCGTCAAAattatgtaacatttaaaaaaaagagtctgtTCAATATTGTCTTCATTATTATGGGAAGTTTCATGATCTACTTTAAATTCAGATGAAATAgtaaattaacataaaattaCAGTTATCATACTGAGATCTCCAACATGCTCTCTGTGCTCAGATTTGACTATCACTTGTTGCTATGATACCACCTAAGCCATTACCTTAGCTAAACAGGATTTATGACCAGAAAATGTGTATCTTGTAAGTGCTGTTATTCATTACTCCGTCTGTCAGTCTGTTCACTCTGAAGAATGGGGTAAAATGGCTAATTAGGccaataaatacatatttcatcTCACCATATTTTATTGGCCTAACACCCTGAGTATGTGATTTTGAAACATGGCCACATTCTATTTTAGCTAACGCAAAACTTGTTCTTGTAACTTGTGTAAATTATTCGAAGATGGAACTGTGGATAGTGTTGGAGTCCCTCTTGGCTTGTCTACGTCAGATTGGACCATTTAAACTGATTACATACCCTTGTGTGTACCAGTACCAGTGGTCATTATTCTATTACAGATGTGTGTAAATCTTATTTTTGTGCTGAGAAAGCATTTTTAGCAGGAAAGCAGCAGAGACTTGTTTCCCTTTGAAAATCAATGTCTCCTCAAATCACAATTCAAGCACATCTCCTGATGTTACTGTTACATGCTGCATTTCATAAGCTCCAGCAAGGGACTCTAAGAAGTTGACTCTGACCTTCTGCCCTCCCCGGAAACAACACTGAAACTAAAATGCAATGCCCCTGACTGATTCAACTCCAATCTCTCAGGTtcttcatttcattaaaaaacaggAGCATGACAGGGCCAGCATGGGAGACTATatgtatcaatttttttctcaaactgtcTTTTTGGTAGAGTTTTCTTAGAGGTCAGGACAATGCAAGGATAATATGAAAACAtcttaaaagggaaaaaaaaaatattgttgaaaATTTGAGAAGGGGTGGGAAGGCCTTTgtctaaaataaagtaaatttaaCATtatctttaaatcaatcaatttatgTGTGACATCATCAAAGGTATAAagaaaaatttaattttgtcaAATAATTCAGAACACAACATGTGCTGTCTATGATGGTGCTGGGCAGCTGTACAGTAGAGGTTTTAGAGTTTTGCTGTTGATGAAAACTAGGTTGATGAGAGCTGTGAGactcaaccaaaaaaaaaaaaaagttgaagggtcgtaaaaccaaaacaatacgCTGAAAGACACTGGAGAGGGAAACTACTACTAGTTTTCTGTAGAATCTTCACTAAGGGTGACCCCTTTAACATTACACATGGTCAtccattgtaaatgtaaaattattaatTAGTGCAGCTTTGAATTCAACAAATACCGTGAAAGTGTCCAATGACCTCACCACTTTTTCtgagttacatttatttttaagccACATTAAGCGTGTCACCATTCGTTGTCAATGATTTCTATCAGACAACATTAAtctattgtaaatgtatttgtttgtttgtaaattcTTAGGCGCACTTGCGGTTTACCCTTACGGCTTAACCGATTGGATATTGGATGTAAAAATGTGCATTGTGTCATGTTAAAATTTCCAAGAAGTACGATCTAAACTGGGCTACTTGAGTTTTGGTGACAATGGCTTTGCCTAGACATTGTCAACCCCGTTGAGGATCATTGTCaagtaaaaaaatgactcaCTGGCTCTGAGATGTTAGTCTGTCATGATGTGGGCTTATGAGGTACAAGCTGTTCTCAGAGcacaaaggtttttgttttgggcACGGAGAGTGAGGGATACACTCTCTCAGGACCGTGGGCTCTGTTGATCAAGTAGTGTCCTTAGAATAATACCCGATGACATTTACCTAAATTATACAACAGTGTGTGATAAGCCAATAATAGAGCTGACAGACAGCTGATTATAAAGTGCAGTTGCTAGATGAGAAAGACATGTAGTATATTGCGGTGTGTAGTGTAGcgtggtttttgtgtgtgtgtgtgtgtgtgtctgtctgtctgggtgtGTCTATTTGTGTATTAAGCAGGGTGTGTTGGCTCCTAATAATTGCTAATATGGGCGTGCAAGTCCCACATAAACTTCTCTATGTCTTGTATGTCACAAATGAACACAGATGTACCACAGGCTGGCCCAGAAACCCTGCACCATGGTGTAAAGTCATTTGATCTTTACCATTGAGCTAAGTGGGCAATTTAAGGACTCTGCACTCCAGTTAAGGGTATGATGAAGTCTGATCAGACATGGGATCTGCTCACTTTGTTTGCCAATGGAGTAAAGGCGAGGTCAATTGCTTCAGTAGGAAAGCAGAAAAGAGTACAGTTTGATCTCATGTTTGAATACACAACAGAGTTGTATAGGCCGATTAGTACACCACATGTCAAACATGTATGTTTTGGAAGCTAAAACGTTTCCTTTCAGAAGGGTTTCAGACTagataattcaattcaattttttttatagtatcaattcataacaagagttatctcaagacaggtctagaccaaactccataatttacaagacCCAACAATGTTAATAATTCCCCCAATTCCACTCCCTTtcaggaagaaacctcggacagacccaggctcttggtaggccgTGTCTGATGTTGCTGGTTAAGGTtgtaatgaatagtggcaatgacagttacacataaaaaataatggaacagtgactagaaatagtagttgtagtggTTCATGGCATAGCATAAGCTTGACTTTGATAAAATCACTCATTCATTTTTGGGGGTTTGAACAGTTACAGTAACATTGCATCACATAGAGTAACACAAGGTCGGATTCTGCAGACTGCTCCATCATCTGTCACATGGCGCAGAAGTAACAGCACGACACGTACATATTGGCCAACAAGATATTTTTGTATGGATTCCTCCCCGTTAAGACGGCAGCAATTGGacttactttttaaatgaaaagtcagAACTTACAACTGTTGCTTTGCTGCCCTAAGGATCAACTTTGGCAGCTTTTAGCCAAGTGTGGATTTAAATTGGTTTTGTATTGTTCTAGCATGTTGCTCTTCAGTTTTGGAAAGAAGACTGCTTGATATATCTGCTGCTGTTTGTCCAGAAAGAGGTTTATGCAAATGCTGAGAATTGGTGACAATGAATTCAGTTTACTTACTACTTTTATCTTAATCAAGCCCATCTCATACTGTAAATTACAGACACCTCTTCATATGTTTGTCAACAGGTAAAGCCCACAAAAGTCCACTAAAACTGGCCCACTAATTTCTCTTAATCCATCTTTTTCATTCTGTGGCTTTGTGACTTTGCGCACATGCAGGTCACTCCCCCGAGTGTTTATTCAAACAGTTTGGCTCCTGGTCATCTGACATTGTCCTTTGGCTCTGGAACATCGTGTCCTGGATAATGAGAGGTGAGGTGGTAGTGGTGGGGGCAGGAACAACATGGAGAGAATGTTGTCATTACACCTTGCAGCTGTAGAAGGTGTTCTCTCCGTTTGAGGAAGCATTAGTGAGTGGATTGTGGAGAGTTTGTTCTAAACGGAGTTATTACCCTTAGGGAATAAACAGGGatttaacacatttgtgtaATTTATAGGTCATCATAGATGTCTTCATGCTCTAAGAACTGAATCAACAGCAAGTAATGGAATCCTAGTCTCCTCTTTCATCTTTCATTTTTGGGGTTGCcaaatatgtgaaaaaacaactcAGGTAGCTTCTTTTCCATGTCAAGTTTAATGACGTTTGAAGAAAAGTCTCTGTGTGCATCAGCGGTCTGCAACCCAGACTGGCCATTAGAGAAGcccagagacacacatacagacacaaattCAATCAGAACTTCCCATGATGAcgctaaaaaacattttggaccGGGTTTTTGAGTACCTTGTTATGCACCCTGCAGCCTTGAAGCGGGGAGGCCATCTCCAGGGGAAGAGGCATAGGAAACAAGCAAGTATTGATGTTTTCGGACATGATttgcaaatgaatgaataaaacatgagagagaaatggatcttctcatctaactctaaaaaagaaagtaaataagcctaaaaaaaaaaaggaaggattAATATTTCCCCCCTGTATTCTCtacatttgttattttccaTTCACTGTACCTGTGGTATATAAGTATTTTTTATCTCAAAGAAAGCTTCATTTAGAGCTAATTTAGgggtatttaaaacatttacaacttGGATACTTCAGAAGTGTGTTTGTTACGGGACAAATAGAGTCCAAAAAGAGCTTCCCACATTCTCAAACACCATTGCAGACGTTATGTGACCCTCACTGTGCTCATCACTTCAAGAATGAGAGTTCCCAAGTCGGCTTTAAATGTCCAAAGCATCAGGGAACAGTCTGCAGCAAACATCTTCTTAATTTGATtagtctttttctgttttctgtttgcagGCACTAAAtaacatttagttatttagtgCTTTAAGTTGCCATGGCGGTTATGTATTGAGGACTGTCTGTATTAAACTTATGAAACAAGACATGGGTGGCCTTGTCTCTCTCTGCAACTCAATAACGCCTCCAGCATCATTATCttgtttaaattaatgttttttctgtttagcCGAGCACTGCTATCTTCTCCCCAATGATCTTCCCCATTATTATGCAAATGTTGAGTTTTAGAGACGGTGACCCAAAGGGCAGCAAACATAACTGGAAAATTGCAGTTGTATTTTCAGAATATGTAAATATGGAGTGACTCCAATGTGAAAACGGGCAATTATATTCACAGACTGCATCGAGTTTGTTCTTCAGGAAACATTCCTTGGAGCGTGAAATCAGAATTTTTACtgcttatttatttgttgttgttttttcttcttgtactTGGCccaattttacatttcaaactgtTACAATACATTTTCCACAAGTTTACGTAGAAACTTTTTGCCCTTTCATGCTGCTTATCAGTATTGCTGCTTTAGTTTGTGTGCTCACTGCAGAGACTATAGCTGGGTTGTCTCaggttaaaggtgctctaagcaatgttgggtgacgttacttcttgttcacgttcaaagtattttaaaacaaaactgaggCTAGCTTGCCCTCCCTTCCGTGCATTCATAGACTAACCTCCCCCCCAAACCCCCACCACCACAGTCCTTCTTGTCTGGAACACTGAAAGactgtttgttatgtttggtggtgcaggttggcaccgTTTGCTTTTGTcgctgtttgtagaccctgggctgtctacagaggccAGAGACTGCAGAGTTTGTAAATTGTGTCATGGAGACCGTCAGCTAGCCAATattgaggagatgtttgctgtatgtgtcaaaaaatgtagcctaaaaaacgtatgacatcgcttagagcacctttaaccctcatgttgtccttggctcaaattgacccgttttcctatattaatgtactttttaactCCCCAaagtaacatgattgattccacacaacgctctttggcaagtacaaatctctactttcattcattttggggtgtcttccattttacagcatttagagaaataaaattgaagtggttttgaaatagtattgagtaaaagttaacatattccagtctgtgattatccatcaacaaacATTCCTTgaatttttgtctaaataattcataattcctcattttctaactcaaacattaggtgtaatttcccataaattagtttttttgaccATAACTTCAAAATATAAcagttaaactaaagttaatgagttacgtagtgttgaaaacattgaaaaatgtgaaaaacgtaaaaaaaaaacatcaaaagtttttaaaaaacgggaccaaaatgtaagaaacacttaaaaacattgattaaatgCTTAAAGAAAAGGGCTGCATTTCAATTTTGactgaaagacaacacaagtgttaagTCTGGAGTTTACAGAGGAGGTGTTACTGCCTTCCTGGTTCCAAGTAAGTGAGGATTTTTAGTTTCTAAGTAACACCTTTACAGATTGAGATGTGACAAAACCAGGCAAACATCCTCATGTAAGCCACTCTTCTGCACATTTAGTCATGAAGGGATGTTGATTTGGCTGCCTAACCCAGTAACAATCTTCCTATATCTTTATAGTAAAGTGTTATAAATGAAAACGTTGTTATTCTAACAAAACATGGTTTGAAAATATAATATTACAGAAATCATGCATAGAGGAGTTTTGCAGAGGtttaatttattctttaaaGCTCGTTGTGTGGAAAATCCCCATCTTTAACCTTTCGTTTCAGTTTTACCTTTGTTAGTGGAAACAGGAACGCAGGAAACAGCGTAAACAGCATGGGCAAATAAAATCTGCacatcatttgcataaaatacTTCAAGGAATAAAAGCTGGAGGTGGGAGAGAtcaaaaactgctgctgtgacaTATAGATAAGCTAGCCCCtgactgtttgtgttgtgagtATTCTAAATGTTGCCTGGACACTGAAAGCTATACGTTTGTAACAGGTTTTTGTGTCGTAGCACCAAGGACGTGCACTGATATTTTGGGAAGCAGGAGCCAAAAAATACACTTCTTATAATTATTTATCaagcgtgtttttttttttttaaacacattcttGACTTCCTAACCAATTTATTTTAATCGGGACTCAACAAAATCTAGTCCCACGACTGGAAATTTTGATCTTGTATTCAATATCCATCATGCTGCAGACCAACCAATGTACTTGAATCACCACTAACATTTTGTTGGACAAATCTAAGATGCAGTGCTGACAGCTTGACTTGTCCAAGATATTTGAAGAATGGAAAAATGCCGGCAACcaactgcaaaaaaagacaCGTACCGACAGCATATGCAACACGATATCTAGGGAATGTTGGGGACCTACTGCAGATGAGGGGTTTTCAATTTCCAAGCTCATTCTGCCCCGTGCAAGATTAACATATGTGCTGATCTATTGTTTGAAAGGCCTTCTCCAAGGTTGACTCATTCTTCAAGCGCTGTTGATAACTTCAGGCATGCACCAACCTTGGTAAAATTTGCATCAGCGTGATTAAAGTGGACAAAGTCATTGCCAGTAAATGTTTTTCTatcttactttttattttttattgtgaaacattgttaaataataaagaatGACTGAATGAAGTTCCACCACCACCGCATGGGTGATTCTTCTTCACTGTTATCTACAGGAACAAcagcaaaaatacaattttgcaCATAAAATTCACAtggttatttatttcaaaatgtcttttaatttattaaatacaatgaACACTCTGGGGGTTCCATACAGAGATCTCTACAAAGCAACAACCATAGgcatattaatatattattatttctgtggCAATGACGTTCTTTTTCACCAGTCAGTGAGTTCAATTATGCAGAGTTCTTGCTTGATTACCCAGTGTAGGTCTTAATGttagtgggctgccagctgtagactgtaaacacagagggaatcacacacacactccatctcCAACTCTACagacacatacgcacacacaaaagtgcgcacacatgcacattgcacacacacacacacacgcaaactgCACTCTGTCTCCAAGCGGAAGTGTAAAACCTCTTGAGGGTCATGAAGGGGCAGTTGgttggtttctgtgtgtgtgttccaatgAGCTGTATAAAGCTTTGTTTGACTGTGTAATGCAGCGAGATAATGGATAGTAATGTGATCAGCCATGTCTACCAAATAGAACGACTGTAGACTGTAGACTGTAGACTCCAACGGACCCGGCACACCTGGATTGTCTCTTGACAGTGTTCCTCAGTTGCTTGCAGTGTCCCCTTTCATTCATTGAAAATTTCAGGTAAAGGGACAAACAGCATGGCAGTTGCTAAAGTTTTAAATATGCattgttttaagaaaacaaaagttgaaataatCACATGTAGGTCTATTACAGTATATTCCCGCTCAACAAGCAGACAGCAATGAAGTgctatatgtacatatacacatatatatacatacgtatgtagatatacagtgggtacggaaagtattcagacccctttaaatttttcactctttgtttcattgcagccatttttccaataatcaaaaaagttcattttatttctcagtaatgtacactcagcaccccatcttggacagaaaaaaacagaaatgtagaNNNNNNNNNNNNNNNNNNNNNNNNNNNNNNNNNNNNNNNNNNNNNNNNNNNNNNNNNNNNNNNNNNNNNNNNNNNNNNNNNNNNNNNNNNNNNNNNNNNNaaaaaggctgcaatgaaacaaagagtgaaaaatttaaaggggtctgaatactttccgtacccactgtatatctatatacatagatgtacatatatgtacattttaCTATAGAaaatttcttttctattttacatttctattaGTACAGTTCTTGATCTTTCACATGATTCTCCATGAGAAGCTGGATTTGCATCGTATTAGCTTAGCTCTGCATGATTGACTTCTGCATAAACAGGAGGTGTATCACATAGCTGAACTGACAGTCACGCAGAAGGAAACTGGCAAGGCATTTGTGGGAGTGATCTTGCATCTTTCCACTCCGGTCAATTTTTACGTTAATCTTGAGCACTATAAATATGCTTGTACTTTCGGCAGCTAACAGCTAGTAGCTAACAGGGCGAGCTAGCTACCGGCAGAGTAGAGACAGGgcaggtgaatttaaacaatgtctgagttgaaaatgcATACTGTTGTCAGGTAAGGGCCCTGTtaatgttgcacagacattttaaatgcattttgtgtctgttaagaggcagaAAGGCACTCTAAAAGTTGCCATGACAACCGCCATTTTAGTCCAGTGGAAGCTCAAAAGTAGCTGCAgatactcagtgttgcctgcactgattcgtgtcagttttttaaatcaaacatacacatatgcatgttttctagcgatcaagattaacgtaaaaattggccagaattctccttaagatacagtaggcctatatccaaaatacattaacatgaatAGAATAACTGGTTGAAATTGTTGCTTTTCTGGTCCTTAGATAATTAACCCAGTGTGCGTTTGACTTCCCTGTTTGAGGAGAAATTGGATTGCTCCAATCAAAGCCAAGCATATGTAATTGCGGGTCTTTTAGAGGGACACATTCATTTTTCCGCACAAAAGCCATTTAGAGAAAAGCCAATGTATTGTCTTTACAGAAGGCTTCAGTTCCCCATGGcaacagtgttttaaaatgtggagAAAACCACTCTTGTTGTCTTTGCAGACCTGAAGGCTGAGGTATACAGTGAAGGCTGGAAACAGCTTGAGGATGTTCCACATtcaatggaaatggaaaataataaatTTATCAGTTTGTGGATGGCATTGTTTTAAACACCCACACATCATATAATTACCAGCTTTCCATGGATGGCAAAAGTAGgctactcacttcccgtacttaagtagaagtacagatactaaATGAAAAtgctctggtaaaagtggaaagactgatttaacttctttacacAAGTAaaggtaacaaagtacagggttggaaatttacttagaagtataaaagtaaaagtagccctgtgaatgacaaccatttatTATACAAAGCTACCTAGACCACATATGGTCCTAGAGAGCAACCTGAGAAACATCTTTCAAAGTAATGAAGCTCAGCGCAAATTCTTTCCGGAAGACTTCTAATACTTCAATCATCTCGCTTCCTAAACTGATCAGCTGGTTGGAGGCGGTCCATCTTCAGTTAAACCAATAAGAATAAGCCGTGAACTtcacaagccaatcacagcattacATCTctattttaaatctgtttctctctgctgcGGTCAGCTGTCATTTAAGGCAAGAATGAAACCCTCCTcatccccttccacctccagtcttTATCTCCCACGGAACCCTGGGTCCTCCTCCGGCAGACCACTCCCTTCGACTCCTTCGGTCCAATCTTCATGCTTCTTTACCACCATCACCAGTGTCTCCATCAGGGGGATATGTCTTGGCATCTCTACCCCTTTAAAATTGATTCTATAACGATgtagtctaatctccaaagactctgtgcatttcattttatgtatatgtacaataaatctttgcatatctgcaacaaagtctctcctgattgaattccTTTAAGGATTGTTAATGGTACTCCtagtacaaataaataaactgtagaCATTTCCACATGTAGACACACTGTAAAGTATGTAGCAGTGAGTCCAccattgacatacagtattaggtcTGACTGAATGATTATAGGTTATAGGTTTTGTTCTTTAACTCTGAGGGTACTGGCTCAAGCACTATTGATCTGTAACAAATCCAATGTTCTGGTTGCTCGACTAGAGCATATTCTCAAGTCCCTCCTCTGTGTTGTATCCTGAGAAACTAATCTGCAGTGTGTATCTGC includes these proteins:
- the rasd4 gene encoding rasd family member 4, which gives rise to MSFEGKEKTEVRLVFLGAAGVGKTALIQRFLKDTFEPKHRRTVEELHRKEYEVAGVKVTISIMDTSGSYSFPAMRKLSIQSSDAFALVYAVDDPESLEAVKSLRAEILEVKEDKYTPIVVIGNKTDRQNERQVSSKDVLSMMEVDWNHSFVESSAKDNVNVLEAFRELLQQANLPSRLSPALCRRRETFPKESDKRPPMNKTKSCLVS